In one Luteitalea sp. genomic region, the following are encoded:
- a CDS encoding protein-L-isoaspartate(D-aspartate) O-methyltransferase → MGNGRNGDAVPSPQSPGRQGTSDVNGDWRGECERMVQDQIAARGLRDARVLSAMREVPRHLFVPAALRQHAYDDGALPIGEGQTISQPYIVAAMTEAARLRQGDRVLEIGTGSGYQAAVLGRLVDQVLSIERMVGLARRAHDALQSLGLEGVHLVVADGVEALRPGLVFDAVIVTAGAPAVSDRLRARLADGGRLIIPVGPLDIQTLLLVERQGRNFTESSLGGCVFVPLIGRSGWSSPQG, encoded by the coding sequence ATGGGAAACGGCCGGAACGGGGACGCCGTGCCCAGCCCCCAATCGCCGGGCCGTCAAGGGACGTCCGATGTGAACGGCGACTGGCGCGGCGAGTGCGAGCGGATGGTCCAGGACCAAATCGCCGCCCGGGGCCTGCGCGACGCGCGGGTCCTTTCGGCCATGCGCGAGGTGCCGCGCCACCTCTTCGTGCCCGCGGCGTTGCGCCAGCATGCCTACGACGATGGCGCCTTGCCCATTGGCGAAGGGCAAACCATCTCTCAGCCCTACATCGTCGCCGCCATGACCGAGGCCGCGCGTCTGCGGCAGGGCGACCGTGTGCTCGAGATTGGCACCGGGTCGGGTTACCAGGCGGCCGTGCTCGGGCGGCTCGTCGATCAGGTGCTCTCGATCGAGCGCATGGTCGGTCTGGCGCGACGGGCCCATGATGCGCTCCAGAGCCTTGGCCTCGAGGGAGTCCACCTCGTCGTTGCTGACGGCGTGGAGGCCCTTCGTCCCGGTCTGGTCTTCGACGCGGTGATCGTGACCGCTGGCGCACCTGCGGTGTCGGACCGCCTCCGCGCCCGCCTGGCCGACGGCGGCCGGCTCATCATTCCCGTCGGTCCGCTCGACATTCAGACGCTCCTCTTGGTCGAGCGACAGGGCAGGAATTTCACCGAATCCTCGCTCGGCGGCTGTGTCTTCGTCCCGCTCATCGGCCGTTCCGGTTGGTCCTCACCACAGGGATAG
- a CDS encoding response regulator — MFRFQTLSRLPYWYWTPSGPWSKDRIWPGGFQGWHWMTEKRKFRVLLIDDEPTMGEWVSVLLNAEGYEVRTATDGAEGKNAFDTWRPDLVVIDLWLPDTDGLDLLRWFKGTDEAIEVVILTGHGSVSQAVEAMNAGAYTFVEKPVEPDTLRAVVERALERRALRSENQRLRRQLQRPASFGEVIGRGKAVRELMELVQSVAASDANILIQGENGTGKELIANAIHAHSKRTESPFIKINCAAIPKELIESELFGYKKGAFTGALADKRGLLELAQGGSLLLDEIGEMPPYVQTKLLRVLQEREFRPVGSDRVVQVDFRLICATNVDIEAALRDGRLREDLYFRINTITIKVPPLREHAEDIPLLCEYFLEKYNAEHERRVKIIAPSAYHLLMRHRWSGNVRELENAIERAVLVARGSEVAVHDLPETIRDEGPRQSELQIPPNCTLAEIERMAILQTLQRTNWNKQEAAQILGLYRPTLYSKMRKHAIFGAGRAARRRPSPELDRG, encoded by the coding sequence GTGTTTCGATTTCAGACGCTGTCGCGCTTGCCGTATTGGTACTGGACACCCAGTGGCCCGTGGAGTAAGGATCGGATCTGGCCGGGCGGTTTTCAGGGTTGGCATTGGATGACGGAGAAGCGCAAGTTTCGGGTGCTGCTCATCGACGATGAGCCCACAATGGGCGAGTGGGTCTCGGTGCTGTTGAACGCCGAAGGCTATGAGGTCCGAACGGCGACCGACGGCGCGGAAGGGAAGAATGCGTTCGACACCTGGCGGCCGGACCTGGTCGTGATCGACCTCTGGTTGCCGGATACCGACGGGCTCGACCTGCTCCGCTGGTTCAAAGGCACCGACGAGGCGATCGAGGTAGTCATTCTCACCGGACACGGCAGTGTCTCGCAGGCGGTCGAGGCGATGAACGCTGGGGCCTACACATTTGTCGAAAAGCCGGTGGAGCCCGACACCCTCCGGGCTGTTGTCGAACGAGCGCTCGAGCGGCGGGCGCTCCGTTCCGAGAACCAGCGCCTTCGCCGTCAGCTGCAGCGTCCGGCGTCGTTCGGCGAGGTGATTGGTCGAGGCAAGGCTGTGCGCGAGCTCATGGAGCTCGTCCAGAGCGTCGCCGCGAGCGACGCGAACATTCTGATTCAAGGTGAGAACGGGACCGGCAAGGAGCTCATTGCCAATGCCATTCACGCGCACAGCAAGCGCACCGAGAGCCCTTTCATCAAGATCAACTGCGCGGCGATCCCGAAGGAGCTGATCGAGTCGGAGCTGTTCGGCTATAAGAAAGGCGCGTTCACGGGCGCGCTGGCCGACAAGCGCGGTCTCCTCGAGCTGGCGCAGGGGGGATCGTTGCTGCTGGACGAGATCGGTGAAATGCCGCCCTACGTGCAGACGAAGTTGTTGCGCGTGCTGCAAGAGCGCGAGTTTCGCCCCGTCGGGAGCGACCGTGTCGTGCAGGTGGACTTTCGGTTGATCTGCGCCACCAACGTGGACATCGAGGCGGCTTTGCGCGACGGCCGGCTCAGAGAAGACCTGTACTTCCGCATCAATACGATTACGATCAAAGTACCGCCGCTCAGAGAGCATGCGGAGGACATCCCCTTGCTCTGCGAGTACTTTCTCGAGAAGTACAACGCCGAGCACGAGCGACGCGTCAAGATCATTGCCCCGTCGGCGTACCATCTCCTGATGCGACACCGCTGGTCCGGCAACGTGCGCGAGCTCGAAAACGCCATCGAGCGCGCCGTGCTCGTGGCGCGCGGCAGTGAGGTGGCTGTCCACGACTTGCCCGAGACCATTCGCGACGAGGGGCCGAGACAGTCGGAGCTGCAAATCCCACCCAATTGCACATTGGCCGAGATCGAACGCATGGCCATTCTGCAGACGTTGCAGCGCACGAATTGGAACAAGCAGGAGGCGGCGCAGATCCTCGGCCTGTATCGGCCGACGCTTTACAGCAAGATGCGCAAGCATGCGATTTTCGGGGCGGGACGCGCAGCGCGCCGTCGTCCGAGCCCGGAGCTGGATCGAGGTTGA